TCCCCTAGCCATTGCCACGGATAAACCTGATACAAGCCCTCCTCGACTGCCTGAAATTGGCTCCTGCGGTAAGAAGAACAAAAAGCGCCACCCTGAGGAGGCTAGAACCCCAAAGAAAGTTAGAATTCAGGGGATTGGCTCTGGATGTGGAGATTACTGATGAGGCCAACACCCCTCGTCGTTCTATTACATTGGCCTCCAAAACCCCTGAGAAATCCTTAAGagacccctcctcatcccatgaaactgggaATTCCATCCCCTCTGAGAATGTGGCCCTGTTTCAATCTACCTCGACCCCCACTCTGTTAGCTCCACCCATGCCTCTGAGAGCACAAAATTCTCCATAAGTCCGGAGGCCGGCCCCAAATCCCAGACAAACTCCCCCTCCTTGACCCTCAAGTTTGATAAGATGATGGTGGTAGAGGAAGTGAGCagcataaaggaggaagaggatagcAACCTGGCAAAgttgggtaagaaagtggagggTTTGTTTGATAATTTGCAAGAAATCACCAGCAAAATGGAGGCCATGGAAAACAAGCTGCAGGACATCTCTAGGTTTGCTTTGAACGTTATGCTTTGCTCGGCGACCACTTTGTGTCTTCTGTAGGAAAGTACTACAAAAGGCAAAGGCAAGGAGGATGATGACTACATGGCCcttttcaaattcctcaccaaggaatgggctaggaagctcctccccaagaggagccatggaaaaaaAAATTAGTCCGCTCCTATGTCTCGGACCTCTATTTTTTGCTTGGCCCTAGTAGCCTCTAGGcttatagttttaatttttgtttatgtTTATCTCCCTATTGCCCTGCGTGGCGAATGCTTAAAATATTTATTACAACTTTTATATATCTGGTGAACATGCGTAGcatgataattgtttttgatagaggaaagttgagGGGGTTGTAATTTTGCTGCTACTCTGCTGACAGTTGGCTTGCCACTATTTCTTGGTCTGTAcctgggtcagcccccttgttttggttgcttttaatatcaaaaacatgacCAAACAAAGGGGTGTGATTATCCAACTACCCCGATAGATAACCAATATTAATCATCCATTAGTAAATGGATATTAACTAAAAGAGTCATTACCCATAATGCAAATTATTAATTATAGTTAGTGAAGTAACAATAAGGAGATCGTTGATATAACACAACAATAAATACAGTATTAATAATAATAGTTAAGATGGAAGTCAAGGGAAAGATATCTCTTGTTGCTAtaatatcaacactccctcttagctatgGAGGTATCTTTCTAACTAtccatgtcatggagtctctcaacatgacactcACAATGGCTACATCCATTTGTAGAAGAAGGGTTCATCACTTAGTCACTCAATGtgatgtccaccatggctactcccatgtgtggaaagaaATATGTGCACAAGAGCCCATCTCGGAGTCACCCAACATGAtttcatcatggagtcactcaacatggcGTCCACCATGGTTACTCCCATCTATGGAAAAGCACAAGTACAAAGGAttcgtcatggagtctctcaacgtgatgttgccatggagtctctcaacatgacatccaccatggctactcccagagggtggaaataACCACATCTCTAGCTCAGAgatggacaagggctttcaccACAAATTTATCCCTCCAAGAAAAAATgaattaacaagggctttcacctcaaatttctccgtctCATAGAAAAAATTGCATTAACAGGGGATAACACAAACTGTTGATGCTAAGCctccctctcagcaagggcttcaAGTACTAGTATCAACCTCCTGACCTTCTCATCCAAAGTTGCCTATTTTGGtttgttagactccctctgaacaTGTTAAATCCTTCTCTTTGAATAAACTGAACGAATTTAGAATAAGAAACCTTCTAAATCAATTTTATAGCTTGGCTCCTTCTGAGATGTCCTCATGGCAATTTTCAAAGTAGAAGCGAGTTGTGTAAGTCTTAATTTGCAATCTCAAGCAAAGTGATGATACTTATCACACCTGAAACACTAAATGTGAGacaaatccttcttcttctttgggtCTGGGACAAAATCTGATTCTCTATCTCtattctttattcttcttttgcctctttctctaGAAGTATGTGTAGCAAGAACTTGATTTTCTACATCATGATGGTTTCACCCAATTCCTCTTGCTACCAACCTGGactcttcttgaatataatcagcTTGAAGATGATCAAACTTGGGAAACTTAGATCTCCCACTAATGCTTTGGATGAAGGGCTCCCTAGATTGGGAAAGACCATTTAGTGCCAACATAACAATATATTTGTCTGGAATTATGTCCCCAATAGCATTTAATTGATCTCTCAAATCAACAATCTTCATAAAGAATGAGATGGATGAATCTTCTTTATCCATTTTTACAAGGTAATTTTTTTGTCTCAAAGCAAGGGCTCTACTAGTGTTGTTGATTGAACATGCCTTTTAGAGTATCAAACATTTCTTTATCTGACTTCAACTTGGAGATGATCAGTACTAGGTGATTCATCACAGTTTATTAAGATCTTCCTAGCTTTCGTGCCATTATTTTTCCACTAGATTTTCTTAGTATCATCGGAAGGCTCGAGCATATCACATTCCATGAAACCAAGAAAATCATTCTCCTCTAATGCAAAGAGTGCCCTTGGTTTCCAAGAGTTGAAGTTTGAGgctccatcaagcctatcttctacCTTGATATCGTTCACCATCTTCTTTTTCTACACAAATTCtccttcaaagatctgcccttagGTTTGAAATAATTTACAATCTTAGATCTACAATACTATGCCTTCAAgatctaccctagagaaaggtttACTTGACTGCTTAAAACAAGTCTGATCAGATCTTTTCTTaaacccactctgataccatgttaagtttaggATCAAAAGTTAGATAAGAAAAAGCATAAGAATTATATctgatataatttaattaatatagaaattTTCCTTAATCCCAAGGCCAATATAATATCTAAAGAAATATGTTAATGTGCAAAAGATATTGATTACGTTGAAGGTATTGATGCTTTCGTAATCTCTAgttttctccaatgtatttgatttgattatttaagTTTGCAGATTGAATATGTACAGCATATAATCCATGGAGATCACTTGTATGTGCACAACGTATATATCTTCTATGGGCCACACAATAGATATTATTAACTAGTTTTCCACATGTGATAATAGCATGTCATTCGACGACTTCTCTTAATGCTCTCAATCAAGGGAACTAAATACCCGATCAAGGCGAATAAAAGGACAAGACTCTAATCGAGTAACATGATCAAACAAAGGGGTGAGATTATCCAACAACCCTATAGATAACCAATATTAATCATCCATTAGCAAATGGATAAATTAACTAAAAGAGTCATTACCTAGAATGCAAATTATTAATTATAGTTAGTGAAATAACAATAAGTATATCGCTGAAATAAGACAATGATAAATACAGTATTAATAATAATAGTTATGATTCTAGTTAGGGGAAAGATATCTCCTGTTGCTATAACATCAACACTACTTTCTATCATGATCTTTCACGAAAActctttcttgaatatcttttcacTTTAGCACCATGTTGAAGATATTGATAAACAAATGCATGAAGGAAAACTAAATGATAGTTGGACTCTAGATGATTCAGTTGTAGGATAATTTGGAATCCGAGGGTGGTATTTGTAAATTGAGAGTCTAAAAGACAAGTTCAAAGTCATTGTTTGGAGCAAATCTTAGCATGGGGCTATCTAGTTTCTATGtagttttttaatttatatttgtctAATAATCCAATATCACCATCttataaattcaaataattaaattttcacactttatttattttttgaaataaatgtTTTTTGGGGGTCCTCTAATGGTTTCCCATAATCTAAACTAAACAAAAAATTGTAGTTTTTTGAAATAAACAACAATGTGATTGGATCTAGTTTAGAATTTGTTTGTACCACTCCACATGTTAAAAGCTAGACTTGATTATATtgagtatttaattttattttaatttttaattttcaaagtatgACCTTACTTTTATAATGCTCATTCAACacataatttcttttttttttcctttataaaATATCTTATAAATATTTACCATTTTTATGTGTGCATGAGGTGATAGGGAGATTGGTAAGTTGTAACCTTGGGATTGAGATATTGCATGTTTCATCAGTTTCCACTTGGACGGACATTTTAATGTTTCAACACCTTGAATAGAAATAAATATAACAAGAGATGATAACTATTATAAATATCCCTTTCAAATAGTACAAGGTTTTTAAATTCATACATGAGTTCTCTTATCAAAGAGAAAGTGCAACAGTTTAATCGAATCTAATGGCAAAAATGAAATATAGAATTCACTATTCAAGTGCCCTTATAATAATCAACATGTTGTGGTCAACAATCCCGCACTTTACAACAAGGATCAACCCCGTCATAAAACATTGATATGTTAACCACAATCTACCTCGCACTTTATGATAATGACCAACCTCATAACAAAATATTGACATATTGACTACAACATGTCTAACACTTAATGATAGTGACCATCCTCATTATAAAGTATGTAAATATTGACCAGAAGGTAGTGACCAACCTTCTTACAAAATATAGACATATTGACCATAGTATACAAACAGTATAAGCTCTTCCTATTCAGTGTGGCTCTCTGAAAACTTCTTTTAGAGTTTCCACTATGTCAGTAATGGCTAGGTTGCACCCACTCTTCATCTCCACCTACAATTGCACTCAAATTTCTTTAATTATGATCTACAActgatgaaatcacaaagattgcaAAAAGTTGAAAGTGTTATGAGAATACCTGTCCCGTTAAAGTGAGATGAAGTGTTTCTTCTGCAAAGGAAAATATGCTAGCGTTCTCAACTGAAAGCTCAAGATTTTCCAGCTGGGTGAGACATTTTACCAGCAAACCTCTCCTCGCAGCGCAGTCTATGCCAATCAAGAATTTGTTTTGGATAAGTTGTACTTTGATCTCTGGATCTTTCTGCTCACAACAAGACTCTGTTTGAAGTTGAAGAGGAACGCCAGTCTGCCCCTGCTCAAATGCATCTATTTTCTCTTGCAGATGCTTCACGTATTTTATTGTCTCACTTAGCACACTCTCCTTGTTTAACTGCCACCAACAATTCAAATTCAACTATAATACAAAAAATACTAgtaaaaagtaaagcatccataaTCGGTATATCGTACTGTCATCCCTAAACGTTCATGTATAGAGTTTTCACCAGTAAATTGGAATTCATCATCCAAGTAAAGAAGAGAAATTAAATGGGTAAGATGTTCCATTACCTTCTTTATGCCAGGAACCAGAGATGACAAAGCAATCAATTTCTCGTTGAGCTTCTGACGTCGATTGCGTTCGGCCATGATGTATTTCGTGCGCCTCTTCACATTAACTACATTATCACCATCATTGGCTGCATTTGAACATTGTAACAATGCATCTGAAGCTTGAAACGATGGATCATTATGAGCAGAGATATTTTCTCCTCCAAAACCATGAATCTGATGAAGGCGTTGAGTAGTTGTTAAGCGTCCATGCTCATGATCTTCCCCCCATTGCTGCACTTGTTGCCCAGAAAGTCCACTTGAATTATACCCATCTTCTAAGAGAATGGCTTTCAGCGATTCGATTTGTGATGAGACTGTTGGAGTACTGAGAGCATTTGCTTGAATGTCCTACAAGAGAAGCATAAAATCTTGTAGGCGTTAAAATAATATAAACTCTATGGAACAGTTACATGCATATGAAGTTTGTCTATATTATCGTAGGATTTGATTGTATGGAAGTATTTAGTATGAAACAAATCATTCCTTCCTCTTACCAGCTCTGATAGCCATGAATTCTCCATCTCCAGTTGAACTGCCGAGAAAGAAAGGTTGAGAATGTGTTGGAAAGACGGGATGGATATTGGAGTTATATATAGAGTTTAAATCCATAGTCAAGTTGTCAAAGACGAGTAAAGTGCGGGTAATATATATTTCATGTGAGAAATACACCTAGAAAACGTAGGATGCGTAAAGCAAGGATGTAATGGCTTACGTAGGCAAGAGAGAAACTTCTGTTCGCGGAATGAAAACAGCATGGTCTGTGCAGGAAACTTCGTTTTGGAAGAAACGGTCAAACACCTCTAGAACTTTTCAGGTAGGCAATGTTCTTTAAGTTTGTCAACTTAACAAGATTCAATTACATGTTTTTCAGTCAACCTTCATCAATCCATATTATAAGGTGAGCGTGTCATTTTGAACATTTTCAGAACTTTTCATATAGGTGATAATTTTGCAGTGTTTCAAATAATGTGACATTTTTATTAGAATTTAGAGTCATAGTTTTGAGTTTGTCAAATTCCGTATTTCATATATAGTGTTTCACAAGAACTCATTTGTTATGAGTATGAATGGTCCACTTTAAAGTGATTTCATCTAGGTGATGTTCACAGGGGTGAGTCATTGGGACTTCTCCAAAGATCACCCATCCCAATATTAATAAGACTCAAATATGTTTAACCCCAAAATAAACCTTATTCCATTTGAAAATTATGTGCCAAACTAATACAAATATCTAGCTCTTtaagaagaccaagagtcacaaagcCAAAGAGTGGAAAACCAGGGGTCTCCATCTACAATTCCATTTTAGATGTTCTTTGAGAATTTGAAGCTTGAAATTATTACTAGAAACCAAATAATGAAAGATCAAGAGTTGCCACTTTAAATTTCATGTTGAGAGTACATATCTATGGGTGTATAAAGTATTTCCAAAACAAAATTATttagtaaaaaatatatattataatatcataaagtgtgtgtgtgtgtgtgcgcgcgcacaCACATGTATGCTTATTTGTACCATGAGTTAAGCACAAGAAATTAAGAGTAGATTTCTAGTAGTTGAGAGTACTTATCTTTAGATAAAGTAAATCTCTCAACATATGCATACGATTGATGTTTGTATGGTTGTGAATGGATGAATGTACGTCTTAGACTTTGTTTCAGTAGAGACAAATGCTTATATAAAGCTTCTTGATGTAATGAGTTGATATCAATGAATGAATATAATGAATCCTTCTCAGGATAAAGTTTTAATGTGTTACATGCATGTTtgtttatcattatatttttatttctaaCAATACACAAGTCAAGTAGCAAGTGTGTGGAGTTAAACCTAGTTTGATCATTCATGGATTGATAAGCCAATGCACATGAATTTTAAACATGTTTAGCCTAGAGATCTAATTTATGCAATGGGTAAATCACTAGTAATTGGTTCCATTGTCAATATCTAATCAACACTTTTATTATGgagatgattatatatatataacacatgaACATAAATACAAGTGAAAAACCATCGTTACAAATCAAAGTCACCTTGTTCTCAAGGATTACACAAATATTCTTGGATGATCTATTGCATTGTACTTTCGAATAGTGTTGTACGTTTTGCCAAGTTTCTAGTCATGGGTATAGGCTTTTTAAAATAATAACATCCTAGAGAATTGGACAATCAACTTTGACCAGTTTTTTTTTCTCTAACATTTAGCTTCTCAAGTTTGAAGGATTACATTCGAATTCAAATAACTCATCCTCTCAAAATGGTGCCTAAGCCATTTACAAGACTCCACTTGCCACATAACTTAGTAAACTTGCTATCCAAGTGCTTGATAAGGGGAGTTTGAGGAATTAACATCGAAGAGCGTTATAAATTAAATATGCCCCGCTTGTTTGCACATTCGGATTACAAGTAGGTTTACCCACATGAAGGAAGATTTGTAATGGGAAAAGATTGCATGTCATAGTTGTTGAATTGTTAGATTTTTGTTTGATTCTTAAATGTTAATTTCATAAATCCTCAAGAATTATGTCACTCATGACTTAAACTTTTGATTTCAAATCCTAAATTATCTCTGCATTGTTAAAAATATGAAATAGATGCATAACCAAAATCATTCTTTGAGAGAGATAagctacaaaaataaaaaatgaaataaagcaaaatTACAGACCCGTGATTCCAAGAGATGTACAAATGTCAAGATGACAAGATTGCATTTGGAGCTCAAAAAGATTTGTAGAAGAATGACTGCATGAATCAAAGTACATGAATGTCAACCTATGCAAGAACATCACAATTTATGTGCAAAAGAATAAAATAACAAGATAGGTAGTGATTTTATATAGAACTAAGGATGGGATGGAGGTGCAAAATCCAAGCAATATGGTATGACCACCAAGTAGTCTAAAAATATAATAAGATCCACCCTTTAAGTAATGTTCCACCCACTAAGGATGGGAACACCACCTTTTATGTAAGGTGACACCTTAACATCATATCTAGTCAAACTCATTTTATGAACTTAAGAAAGCTTaataaaagtgtaggaaaaacctaggactAAGGGAAAAATAAATAAGGTGACCCACTAGGAAAATAACAAACCTACACTAGAACCCCCCTTAAGGGCAACTTAGGTGGATGAAAAGAGTTTGGGTCCCAACAAATGAAGTCgtattaggtactcatgtacataAAACATCCTCCCAAAGAAGAAGAAGCCCCTCTCGCAACAAGGAAGTACAACCCCCCATACATAAAGAGAGAAAAATATTGGAAGGACTAAGGAGTCCCCCAACAATGTGGAAATCTAATGGTAGCTGCTCAAAACTAGATGTAGAAGATGGTCCATGACCATCAAAAAATGATCCTCCACATAGAAAGAAATAATATCAAAGGTGTGTGTATGAGATCATCCCATTCTTGaaaggaatatgtaggaagaaatatcaaaataaatgaAGTCTCTAAACTCTTCTTAAAGGTCTCCATGTCAAAGTTAAAAGTTTTCACCATCAAATAAAGTGGTCTAGGCACTAAAGATGACAATCCAAAATTATCTAGAAACTGATATAGAACACAATCCAAAGACTAAAGTATCTCCTCTAAAGGAAAAATTTAGACCTCTTCCAAATGTTATTCCAAAGTATCCACACTCATGTCAAACTATGAGGAATGaccatgtagagaatgaacaagagggtcagagtgttccctcacaacaattgaagaagaatCGTCtctatcaaagagaagatgtaagAAATCAATAGTGTCTCCCAAATTTACAaaatgagactccacaaacaattcCAAAAAACCATCAAGAAGTCATCCCACAAAGCTCTATTTGAAAGACCATGCATGTCATGTTGGACAGAGTCGTGAGAAGCTTTTGATGAATAAAATCTAAACTCTAAAGTAGCAACAATAGATGGAAGAGATGGAATGCAAGGTTCAAGAATTGGATCACTTGTGAGTATACCCAAGTTTAAGTAACCATAATTCTCCTCAAAGTAAAAATTCATactagaagtgtgatcatcatccaAAGGATCAAAGCCATAATTAAAAACAAAGTCTACAAAGGTGCATACAATCAATATGCATGACCAACCACCCCGGCATCAATAATCTCTCTGCTCTCCAAATCTTTGATGAGAACTAAATAAGGAGTGAACTCCATAGTCTTCCCTACTCCATTGTGAGTAATATTATATATAGAAAGAAGAGTATTGAAAAAATGAGGTACACACAATACATCATTGAAAGCGACATCCTCAATATCAACAAATCCCTTCCCATTAAAATAGGTGGCATAACACAAGTCTCCAAACAAGAGAACATCGATTTTGAGgaagccatatgatgagaagcttctAAATCTAGAAAATTTATCTCCCTAATCCAACACTTATAGAGTTACaaagatatttttatttctttgatgtAGAAGCGTAACCAACATTGAGGCCTTTTTCCTTATTAGTAGATTTTTAGTTTGATGAATATGGAGATTCATCAAGACCCCATTGTTATTTTTCTTAAGATGTGTGAGGAATTCAATTTGTATCTTAatacatttatgttcatcatgaccaatttttttataataagcaCATTTAACCTTCTCTTTCTTAAGTTTGTTGTGATTTGAAGAAAGCTAGTGTCCACTTTAGAAGTAGATGAAGATCCATTTGTATTATTCTCTCCTTGATTATTATTTTTCTTAGATTGTTTTCCATTATCTTTCAAATCTTTTGTGTCTTGATTTGTAGCCAAGGCATAGATTTTAAAGTGCCTATTTGAACCAAATTGTCGTGTTCTTTTTGTGATTTCATTAGCAAACATGTCAAGAGATGACATTGTGTAGGTGGATCCCAAGGCACTTTGAgcagcatagaatgtagaaacaaagacTGAATAGTCCATGCCAATCTTAAAGAGAATGCTTAGGATCAATTTTTTATCATCTTTCTCAATTCCACATTATTTCAATTGCAATTTTATGGCCTTTAGTTTGGTGAATAACTCTTGTATGGTATCAAAACTTGAAGGACTTAAACTGATGAGCTCGTTTTCCAATTGATGACATCTCAATTACTTACCAAATATTTTTTCCAAGGTTGTCCAAACTTCATTTAGTGTAACATGAGAGAGCAAATGTGGAGATGCAAACATGCACAAGGTTCCAAATGCTTCATCACACTTATTAAACCATTTTGACTTTTCTACatcaattttttattaaatttatagtCCCATTACTACCCTATACAATCCTAACTTTTTCAAgtatattttcattttaattttccaATCAAAATAGTTGTACAGGGTGTTAGAATCAGAACAATTTGTTGATCCATTTTATGCAGAAAATAAGATTATTTTGTGAGTTCTTGAAAAGataaagtaaagtgcaaaaaagaCACAAAAAAGAAACCCCCCCTTTTCCACTAGGCTCATATAAATCACCCCccaatttattacaatgttggcaCTTTATggttagtgcatttacaaggcttgcACCAAATTATAAAGCTCAATGGGCCcataatggccaaaatagaaactTTTGATATAAAATGAATTTGAGACAAAATCTAGAAAGAATGactcactaactcatttgggtgcattttctgaCGAAAATTTTCAAcaaactatgggatttcttttgttttgttggatcttacaaggcaatttgtgtcaaatttgttttttttttaaatattgcctAACGTTCATCAGAATCATGCCCGACATTCGTCGGAATTTCGAAGAAACTAGTTATTGTCGGAATCATGCCCGACGTTCGTCGGGATTTCGACGAAAAACataaaagtgaaaaagtgaaaaaaacacGCCTAAACAGTGTTTTCTGTACTTGCAACATTgttttgcttggtttgtgaaggttatagaccaaatttttcatagcccaatttttttgcctatgaagaaaaatcatgtcagataatatcagcaaagaacaaaataaggagacaattgctagattgtggtctagcttgaaaagaaagggtgatgggaaatgttattgtccctgcaaaaattgtaaggg
The nucleotide sequence above comes from Cryptomeria japonica chromosome 11, Sugi_1.0, whole genome shotgun sequence. Encoded proteins:
- the LOC131063471 gene encoding transcription factor bHLH25; this translates as MENSWLSELDIQANALSTPTVSSQIESLKAILLEDGYNSSGLSGQQVQQWGEDHEHGRLTTTQRLHQIHGFGGENISAHNDPSFQASDALLQCSNAANDGDNVVNVKRRTKYIMAERNRRQKLNEKLIALSSLVPGIKKLNKESVLSETIKYVKHLQEKIDAFEQGQTGVPLQLQTESCCEQKDPEIKVQLIQNKFLIGIDCAARRGLLVKCLTQLENLELSVENASIFSFAEETLHLTLTGQVEMKSGCNLAITDIVETLKEVFREPH